A section of the Solitalea canadensis DSM 3403 genome encodes:
- a CDS encoding F0F1 ATP synthase subunit B, protein MELVTPSIGLVFWTTITFIFLIILLGKFAWKPIVSALNERERSIEDALSAADKAKEELTRLNQESDKLLKEARLERDKILKEAKTMGDNLIADAKHNAQAEGAKMIAKAHEEINAQKNAALAEVKNQVAVLSIDIAEKVLRKKFENANDQEALVAELLKDVKLN, encoded by the coding sequence ATGGAATTAGTTACCCCTAGCATTGGATTGGTTTTTTGGACCACCATTACTTTCATTTTTCTTATCATTCTTTTAGGCAAATTTGCCTGGAAACCAATTGTATCAGCTTTAAATGAACGCGAGCGTTCTATCGAAGATGCTCTTAGTGCAGCTGATAAAGCTAAAGAAGAGTTAACTCGTCTTAACCAGGAAAGCGATAAATTGCTTAAAGAAGCACGTTTGGAACGCGATAAAATCCTGAAAGAAGCAAAAACAATGGGTGACAATCTTATCGCTGATGCTAAGCACAATGCTCAGGCAGAAGGCGCTAAAATGATCGCAAAAGCTCATGAAGAAATTAATGCACAGAAAAACGCTGCTTTAGCTGAGGTGAAAAATCAGGTTGCAGTTCTTTCTATTGATATTGCAGAAAAAGTTCTTCGTAAGAAGTTTGAAAATGCAAATGATCAGGAAGCATTAGTTGCTGAATTGTTAAAAGACGTGAAATTAAATTAA
- the atpE gene encoding ATP synthase F0 subunit C produces the protein MIGSIAAIGAGLAVIGAGIGIGRIGGSAMEGIARQPEAASKIQTAMIIAAALVEGVALFGVVVALLGTR, from the coding sequence ATGATCGGAAGTATTGCTGCAATTGGTGCTGGTTTAGCTGTAATTGGTGCTGGTATAGGTATCGGACGTATTGGTGGTTCTGCAATGGAAGGTATTGCACGTCAACCAGAAGCTGCCTCTAAAATTCAAACTGCAATGATCATCGCGGCTGCACTTGTTGAAGGTGTTGCTTTATTCGGTGTGGTAGTAGCTTTATTAGGTACTCGCTAA
- the porW gene encoding type IX secretion system periplasmic lipoprotein PorW/SprE has translation MGNRIGVVKGSYHNTTARFNAYFNAKEIFRKDVSNFESGYTISYSNVLPLLKLPDEGASSGMAANMDQIIEKCSKVVTRHKVSKWTDDSYMLVGKAYFYKGDYFDAAQTFQYIYNTFPNKDLKEEALAWIGLSKMQDKMAEDATAAFEMAEANIADAKKSKRFVYTAMAQYYINRKSYDKAASSLENAIKAIKKDKLAKINYSYVLGQIYEKQGDYAKAVESFKKVQGLRAPYEMELAAKINAFRLTNLTEGGNTSDLIRKLNDLLDDEKNSEYKDQIYFVLGAIAQRTNQPDSAISLYKLSAANTGRNLNQKALSYSQIAEIYFNRKDYDKAHLYYDSTRVFVQRDHPDYEKIIERDNKLDDLIANIKIIDREDSLQHVAALPEPERTKIIDEQVAKIQSKIRESKVDQSQYSSSYNTLAINRFNNAESGGSSWYFYNNNAVASGYNEFIRRWGNRQLADNWRISSQGVANTKIFDTDPGFDLKSIDAAQPDKIKAFLVKNLPLTPAKLDSSNQIKQNAALKLAAIYSDDLEEYASAIKYYELALNTPPPLHNADEIIYNLSYINELAGNKEQSAAYKNRLLNQYPGSSFANALRNPEASQVVDITQTQAEQQYEMAYKDYLNRDYEKVIASNKDFQLSKANTYLKSKFAFLSALAVGKTQKVGSFEAELKKVQQEYPNEEASKQAGQFIASIDNNRAEFDSREIALEERSIATATDAASISKRYEDQRRLEDQKREQELAEAESKSYFKKPAPNASYVLVVAVNNATANLNRIRLGIGQFNRTLFADKNYTHNSKTINNETQLISVNQFADMETAKAYYKKFMEYRNDVIGLPDEKYTVFFITTDNFARLINQTTVEEYRDYFRINF, from the coding sequence ATGGGCAACAGAATCGGAGTAGTAAAAGGTTCGTATCATAATACTACTGCCCGCTTCAATGCCTATTTTAATGCCAAAGAAATTTTCAGAAAAGATGTATCCAATTTTGAAAGCGGTTACACCATATCCTATTCTAACGTTTTGCCATTGCTAAAGTTACCTGATGAAGGTGCTTCTTCCGGTATGGCTGCGAACATGGATCAGATTATTGAAAAGTGTTCGAAAGTCGTTACCCGCCACAAAGTAAGCAAATGGACTGATGACTCCTATATGTTGGTTGGCAAGGCTTATTTTTACAAAGGTGACTATTTTGATGCGGCACAAACGTTCCAATATATCTATAATACATTTCCAAATAAAGATTTAAAAGAAGAAGCATTGGCTTGGATCGGTTTATCAAAAATGCAGGATAAAATGGCCGAAGATGCTACTGCTGCTTTTGAAATGGCAGAGGCTAATATCGCAGATGCCAAAAAATCAAAACGTTTCGTATATACCGCAATGGCTCAGTATTACATTAACCGTAAAAGCTATGACAAAGCTGCTTCGTCTCTGGAAAATGCAATTAAAGCCATAAAAAAAGATAAGCTCGCCAAAATAAATTATTCCTACGTTTTGGGGCAGATTTATGAGAAACAAGGTGATTATGCTAAAGCGGTAGAATCCTTCAAGAAAGTACAAGGCTTAAGGGCCCCTTATGAAATGGAATTAGCAGCAAAAATAAATGCATTCAGGCTGACTAATTTAACTGAAGGTGGCAATACAAGCGATCTGATAAGAAAACTAAATGACTTATTGGATGATGAGAAAAACAGTGAATATAAAGACCAAATCTATTTTGTTTTAGGAGCTATTGCGCAACGCACCAATCAACCTGATTCAGCTATTTCTTTATATAAGCTTTCAGCTGCCAATACAGGCCGGAATCTTAATCAAAAAGCGTTGTCTTATTCACAAATTGCAGAGATTTACTTTAATCGCAAAGATTATGATAAAGCACACTTGTATTACGATAGTACAAGAGTTTTTGTGCAAAGAGATCACCCTGATTATGAAAAAATAATTGAGCGTGATAATAAATTGGATGACCTGATTGCAAACATAAAAATTATTGACAGGGAGGACAGTTTACAACATGTTGCTGCTTTACCAGAGCCGGAGCGGACAAAAATTATTGATGAACAAGTAGCTAAAATCCAAAGCAAAATACGGGAAAGTAAGGTTGATCAAAGTCAATATTCATCTTCCTATAATACATTAGCTATTAACCGTTTTAACAATGCCGAGAGTGGTGGTTCCAGCTGGTACTTTTATAATAATAATGCTGTAGCATCCGGTTATAATGAATTTATAAGACGTTGGGGAAATAGGCAATTAGCTGATAACTGGCGAATAAGCTCACAAGGAGTTGCTAACACTAAAATATTTGACACAGATCCTGGATTTGATTTAAAAAGCATAGATGCAGCGCAACCTGATAAAATAAAAGCCTTTTTAGTTAAGAACCTGCCATTAACTCCAGCTAAGCTTGATTCTTCGAATCAGATAAAACAAAATGCAGCATTAAAACTTGCCGCTATTTATAGTGATGACCTGGAAGAATATGCGAGTGCCATCAAATATTATGAATTAGCACTTAATACTCCTCCTCCATTACATAATGCCGATGAAATCATCTATAACCTGAGCTATATAAATGAACTTGCGGGAAATAAAGAACAATCTGCCGCCTATAAAAACAGGCTATTAAATCAGTATCCAGGTTCATCTTTTGCAAATGCATTAAGAAATCCTGAAGCGTCTCAGGTTGTTGATATTACGCAGACACAAGCAGAGCAGCAATATGAAATGGCTTATAAAGATTACCTTAACAGAGATTATGAAAAGGTAATTGCATCCAACAAAGATTTTCAATTGTCCAAAGCAAATACTTACTTAAAATCAAAATTCGCCTTTCTGTCTGCTTTGGCTGTTGGTAAAACCCAAAAAGTAGGATCTTTTGAGGCTGAACTTAAAAAAGTTCAACAAGAGTATCCCAATGAAGAAGCAAGTAAGCAGGCTGGCCAGTTTATTGCTTCTATCGATAACAATCGAGCTGAATTCGATTCGAGAGAGATTGCATTAGAGGAACGCTCAATAGCTACGGCAACTGATGCCGCTTCTATAAGTAAACGATATGAAGACCAAAGAAGATTAGAAGATCAAAAAAGAGAACAAGAACTTGCAGAAGCAGAATCAAAAAGTTATTTCAAGAAACCGGCTCCTAATGCATCCTATGTTTTAGTTGTTGCTGTTAATAATGCAACAGCAAATCTAAACCGTATTCGTTTAGGAATCGGACAATTTAACCGGACACTTTTTGCTGATAAAAATTACACCCATAATAGTAAAACGATTAATAACGAAACCCAGTTAATATCTGTTAATCAATTTGCCGACATGGAGACTGCAAAAGCGTATTATAAAAAGTTCATGGAATATAGGAATGATGTAATCGGATTACCTGATGAAAAATATACTGTTTTCTTCATCACAACCGATAACTTTGCAAGACTGATCAACCAAACAACTGTAGAAGAATACAGGGATTACTTTAGAATTAACTTTTAA
- the atpB gene encoding F0F1 ATP synthase subunit A — protein MRCNPLFLKKLFVLSLIFAFVAGTTFRAMANSEHNETVNKDSAHVAEAHDAGDSHGTAHGEEPFEPTKVIMEHISDAHDWHLWGHTSIGLPVILKTDAGIVTFNSSKFHHDQTGSHVVEEDGQRFVRFENKIYLAGQSANDKGQYLTFEGEHPTNAKPLDFSITKNVASMFISAIILCLIFFSVAAAYKKRAGKAPKGLQSLIEPIIVFIRDEIARPNIGHKYVGYMPFLLTVFFFIWVNNLMGLIPIFPGGANLTGNIAVTFVLGTITFLITNFSGNKYYWKHILAPDVPWWLYPIMLVVEIIGLLSKPFALIIRLFANITAGHIIVLSLISLIFIFKTLYIAPVSVAFVLFMDVLELLVAFLQAFIFTMLTALFIGTAVEEHHH, from the coding sequence ATGCGCTGTAACCCACTTTTTCTTAAAAAACTTTTCGTTTTATCTCTAATTTTTGCTTTCGTAGCGGGAACAACTTTTCGTGCTATGGCCAATTCAGAGCATAATGAAACCGTAAATAAAGACAGTGCGCATGTTGCTGAAGCGCATGATGCCGGTGATTCTCATGGAACAGCTCATGGTGAAGAGCCGTTTGAGCCTACCAAAGTTATTATGGAGCACATTTCCGATGCTCACGACTGGCATTTATGGGGGCATACCTCAATTGGATTACCGGTAATTTTAAAAACTGACGCAGGTATTGTTACTTTTAACTCCAGCAAGTTTCACCACGATCAAACCGGTTCTCATGTTGTAGAAGAAGACGGTCAACGTTTTGTTCGTTTTGAAAACAAAATTTATTTAGCCGGACAATCTGCAAATGACAAAGGTCAGTACCTGACTTTTGAAGGAGAGCATCCTACCAATGCAAAACCTCTTGATTTTTCAATCACCAAGAATGTTGCTTCAATGTTCATATCTGCAATTATCCTTTGTTTAATTTTCTTCAGTGTTGCCGCTGCTTATAAAAAACGTGCAGGCAAAGCACCTAAGGGTTTACAGAGCCTAATTGAGCCTATCATTGTATTTATTCGTGATGAAATTGCACGTCCAAATATTGGTCATAAGTATGTTGGTTATATGCCTTTCTTATTGACTGTTTTCTTCTTCATTTGGGTAAATAACTTAATGGGTTTAATTCCAATTTTCCCAGGAGGAGCAAACTTAACAGGTAATATCGCAGTAACTTTCGTATTAGGAACCATAACTTTCCTTATTACCAATTTTAGCGGTAACAAATATTATTGGAAACACATATTAGCACCTGATGTTCCATGGTGGTTATATCCAATTATGCTAGTGGTAGAGATTATCGGTTTATTGTCTAAGCCATTTGCTCTTATCATTCGTTTGTTTGCGAACATCACTGCTGGACACATTATTGTTTTGAGTTTGATTTCATTGATCTTCATTTTCAAAACATTATATATTGCTCCGGTTTCAGTAGCATTCGTCTTATTCATGGATGTATTGGAATTATTGGTAGCATTCTTACAAGCGTTCATCTTTACCATGCTTACTGCATTATTTATCGGTACTGCTGTTGAAGAGCATCATCACTAA
- a CDS encoding AtpZ/AtpI family protein — MQKQTDDKRKALLRSYARYSGMGFQMIGVIGAFAFAGVKLDEKMAAQTPWFTILGCLSGIAISFYLVIKQLKE, encoded by the coding sequence ATGCAAAAACAAACGGACGACAAGCGGAAAGCGTTACTGCGTAGTTACGCCCGTTACTCAGGCATGGGATTCCAAATGATTGGCGTTATTGGCGCTTTTGCCTTTGCCGGAGTTAAGTTAGATGAAAAGATGGCTGCCCAAACACCTTGGTTTACTATTCTGGGATGTTTATCTGGCATTGCTATTTCATTTTACTTAGTCATCAAACAATTAAAAGAATAA
- a CDS encoding murein hydrolase activator EnvC family protein: MVSKKKDFLTQLKTKYKLVVLKDDTFEEKISFTLNLMNVFVAAGMGAIILIILTTFLIVFTPLKEYIPGYADVSLKINVAEAAMKADSLEMMFKANQTYLNNIKSIIDGKAGVTIADSVPQVAVKDVEVDKKHPKVVEDFREYIESEEKISLKDDVTLKKKSSIKDLDFISPVKGTVVARYDTKNNRLYQIIGTVAQSPVKATLDGIVLYAGLTVDAGYMVVLQHTANIITVYKNCSILYKKTGNYVKADEVIATAGDKGKEFSGPQLAFELWNNGFSVDPNEYMKF, from the coding sequence ATGGTATCCAAAAAGAAGGATTTCTTAACTCAACTTAAGACCAAGTATAAATTGGTAGTGCTGAAAGATGATACTTTTGAAGAAAAAATATCATTTACCCTGAATTTAATGAATGTGTTTGTGGCCGCAGGAATGGGCGCAATCATTTTAATTATTCTTACCACTTTCCTGATTGTTTTTACTCCACTTAAAGAATATATACCTGGCTATGCTGATGTTTCTTTAAAAATAAATGTTGCAGAAGCAGCTATGAAAGCTGATTCGTTAGAGATGATGTTTAAGGCAAATCAAACTTATTTAAATAACATTAAAAGTATAATCGACGGCAAAGCGGGAGTTACGATTGCTGATTCCGTTCCACAGGTTGCAGTTAAAGATGTGGAAGTGGATAAAAAACACCCCAAAGTGGTTGAGGATTTCAGAGAGTATATTGAGTCTGAAGAAAAAATAAGTTTAAAGGATGATGTTACCCTTAAAAAGAAATCATCAATAAAGGACCTGGACTTTATTAGTCCGGTAAAAGGAACCGTTGTAGCTCGCTATGACACCAAAAATAACCGATTGTATCAAATTATTGGAACAGTTGCGCAATCTCCTGTTAAGGCCACACTTGACGGTATTGTATTATATGCAGGTTTAACTGTTGATGCAGGTTATATGGTTGTATTGCAGCATACTGCTAACATCATTACTGTTTATAAGAATTGCTCAATACTGTATAAAAAAACTGGAAATTATGTTAAAGCGGATGAAGTTATTGCTACTGCCGGAGATAAAGGAAAAGAGTTTAGCGGCCCGCAACTTGCTTTTGAGCTTTGGAATAACGGATTTTCTGTAGATCCTAATGAATACATGAAATTTTGA
- a CDS encoding bactofilin family protein, translating to MFKKDKNQHEEETAYGSINLIGAGTTIVGDVESKGDIRIDGVVKGNINSSAKVVIGNTGSVEGSIVCTNADISGALQGDIRISELLFLKASARIHGDIYTNKMVVESGAIFTGKCNMGTVIKQPTKIDDHAKTNGRQAESVTA from the coding sequence ATGTTCAAAAAAGACAAAAACCAGCATGAAGAAGAAACCGCTTATGGATCTATTAACCTTATAGGCGCAGGAACCACAATAGTAGGAGATGTCGAGAGTAAAGGCGATATCCGTATTGATGGAGTTGTAAAGGGAAATATTAATTCATCTGCAAAAGTTGTTATCGGTAACACCGGCTCAGTAGAAGGTAGTATTGTATGCACTAATGCTGATATCTCTGGAGCGTTACAAGGCGATATCCGGATTAGTGAATTATTGTTTTTAAAAGCCTCTGCCCGTATACACGGTGACATTTATACCAATAAGATGGTTGTTGAATCAGGTGCAATATTTACAGGTAAATGTAATATGGGTACTGTGATCAAGCAACCAACAAAAATTGATGATCATGCAAAAACAAACGGACGACAAGCGGAAAGCGTTACTGCGTAG
- the atpH gene encoding ATP synthase F1 subunit delta, with the protein MSEIKIALRYAKSLLDLAKEQNNVEEINNDVKLFRDTVKANPQLRAVLANPIISGSDKKAVLHGLFASKMDKVTIAFFDLMINKSRESFLYATSKQFNELYNLLNGIVKAEVVSALALSEGNKQQLVSALEKELNKRVILNAKVNADLIGGFVLTVGDKQFDTTIAKQLNELKKNFMSNDFVAQL; encoded by the coding sequence ATGTCAGAAATTAAAATTGCTTTACGGTACGCTAAATCATTGCTTGATCTTGCCAAAGAACAAAACAATGTAGAAGAGATCAATAATGATGTTAAGCTTTTTCGTGATACTGTAAAAGCTAATCCGCAGCTTCGTGCTGTGTTGGCTAATCCGATCATTTCAGGATCTGATAAAAAAGCAGTTCTTCATGGATTATTTGCGAGCAAGATGGATAAAGTCACTATTGCTTTCTTTGATCTTATGATCAATAAAAGCCGTGAAAGCTTTTTATACGCTACTTCAAAACAGTTCAATGAGTTGTATAACCTGTTGAATGGTATTGTTAAGGCTGAAGTGGTATCTGCATTAGCTTTATCGGAAGGAAATAAGCAGCAACTGGTTAGTGCTCTTGAGAAAGAGTTGAACAAACGAGTGATTTTAAATGCTAAAGTTAATGCTGATTTAATTGGTGGTTTTGTTTTAACTGTAGGAGATAAACAATTTGATACCACTATTGCTAAGCAACTTAACGAGCTTAAAAAGAATTTTATGAGCAATGATTTTGTTGCTCAATTGTAA
- the atpA gene encoding F0F1 ATP synthase subunit alpha, producing the protein MAEVRPDEVSAILRQQLAGFKSEAELEEIGTVLQVGDGIARVYGLTKVKSGELVEFNNGLQGVVLNLEEDNVGVVLLGPSEGIKEGDTLKRTSRIASIKVGEGMLGRVVNTLGQPIDGKGPIEGETFEMPLERKAPGVIYRQPVNEPLQTGIKAIDAMIPIGRGQRELIIGDRQIGKTAVAIDTIINQKEFYEAGNPVFCIYVACGQKNSTVANIVKTLTENGAMAYTVIVAASAADPAPMQFYAPFAGAAIGEYFRDTGRPALIVYDDLSKQAVAYREVSLLLRRPPGREAYPGDVFYLHSRLLERAAKINSSDEIARQMNDLPESLKSKVKGGGSLTALPIIETQAGDVSAYIPTNVISITDGQIFLESNLFNAGIRPAINVGISVSRVGGNAQIKSMKKVAGTLKLDQAQYRELEAFSKFGSDLDASTKAVLDKGARNVEILKQGQYSPVTVEKQIAIIYLGTKGLLRAVPVNKVKEFETEFLQLLDAGHKGVLDQLKKGQLTDEVTNVLETVAKELSSKY; encoded by the coding sequence ATGGCAGAAGTAAGACCCGACGAAGTTTCGGCAATTCTACGTCAGCAATTGGCGGGCTTCAAGTCAGAAGCTGAATTAGAGGAGATTGGAACGGTGTTGCAAGTGGGTGATGGTATCGCTCGCGTATACGGCTTAACCAAAGTTAAATCTGGTGAGCTTGTTGAGTTCAATAATGGATTACAAGGTGTTGTATTGAACCTTGAAGAAGATAACGTGGGTGTGGTATTGTTGGGTCCTTCAGAAGGTATCAAAGAAGGTGACACATTAAAACGTACCAGCCGCATTGCATCTATTAAAGTAGGTGAAGGCATGCTGGGCCGTGTTGTTAACACACTTGGTCAGCCAATTGATGGCAAGGGTCCTATTGAAGGTGAAACTTTTGAAATGCCTTTAGAGCGTAAAGCTCCAGGTGTAATTTACCGTCAACCGGTAAATGAGCCTTTACAAACCGGTATTAAAGCTATCGACGCAATGATTCCAATTGGTCGTGGTCAGCGTGAGTTGATCATCGGTGACCGTCAGATTGGTAAAACTGCGGTAGCTATCGATACTATCATCAACCAAAAAGAATTCTACGAAGCTGGTAACCCTGTATTTTGTATTTATGTTGCTTGTGGTCAGAAAAATTCTACCGTAGCAAACATCGTAAAAACATTAACAGAAAACGGTGCAATGGCTTATACTGTAATCGTGGCTGCTTCTGCTGCTGATCCTGCTCCTATGCAGTTTTACGCTCCATTTGCAGGTGCTGCTATCGGTGAATATTTCCGTGATACAGGTCGTCCGGCATTGATCGTTTATGATGATCTATCTAAACAGGCTGTGGCTTACCGTGAGGTGTCATTATTACTTCGTCGTCCACCAGGTCGTGAGGCTTATCCAGGTGACGTATTCTACTTACACTCACGTTTGTTAGAGCGTGCTGCTAAGATCAACTCAAGTGATGAGATTGCTCGTCAAATGAACGATCTTCCTGAGTCGCTGAAGAGTAAAGTAAAAGGTGGTGGTTCATTAACTGCACTTCCAATTATCGAAACTCAGGCAGGTGACGTATCAGCATATATTCCTACCAACGTAATTTCAATTACTGATGGTCAGATCTTCTTAGAGTCGAACTTATTTAACGCTGGTATCCGTCCTGCAATTAACGTTGGTATCTCTGTATCACGTGTAGGTGGTAACGCGCAAATCAAGTCGATGAAAAAAGTTGCTGGTACTTTAAAACTTGACCAGGCTCAATATCGTGAGTTAGAGGCCTTCTCTAAATTCGGTTCAGACCTTGATGCTTCTACAAAAGCAGTGTTAGATAAAGGTGCTCGTAACGTGGAGATCCTTAAACAAGGTCAGTACTCTCCGGTTACTGTAGAGAAACAAATTGCAATTATTTACTTAGGTACAAAAGGTTTACTACGTGCGGTACCTGTAAATAAAGTGAAAGAGTTTGAAACTGAGTTCTTACAGTTATTAGACGCAGGTCATAAAGGTGTTCTTGATCAATTGAAAAAAGGTCAATTAACAGACGAAGTGACTAATGTATTAGAAACTGTAGCAAAAGAACTTTCATCAAAATACTAA
- the atpG gene encoding ATP synthase F1 subunit gamma, whose product MANLKEVRLRIASVKSTQQITKAMKMVSAAKFRRATDAIVQMRPYANKLKGMLANLSDSVADMDNVYTQERELNNVLLVVITSNRGLAGAFNNSVIKATNALIAEKFAEHKTKGKLFIVAVGKKSQDFYSKNGFQVIGNNNELFNKLNFANASQIVEQIMEGFAEGKVDHVEMIYNQFKNAAVQIITLEQLLPLPKAPQDGSTSKVDYLFEPSKEEIVEELIPKSIKLQFYKALLDSHAAEHGARMTAMDKATENAGELLKSLTLQYNQARQAAITNEILEIVSGANALAEG is encoded by the coding sequence ATGGCCAACTTAAAAGAAGTACGTCTAAGAATTGCATCTGTTAAATCAACGCAACAGATCACCAAAGCCATGAAAATGGTTTCGGCGGCAAAATTCCGCAGAGCTACTGACGCTATCGTTCAGATGCGTCCGTATGCAAACAAGCTGAAAGGTATGCTGGCCAACCTTAGTGATTCGGTTGCTGATATGGATAATGTTTATACTCAGGAACGCGAGTTAAATAATGTGTTGCTGGTAGTTATCACTTCAAACCGTGGTTTGGCAGGAGCTTTCAATAATAGCGTAATTAAAGCCACCAATGCACTTATCGCTGAAAAATTTGCTGAGCACAAGACAAAGGGTAAACTTTTTATTGTTGCTGTAGGTAAAAAATCGCAAGACTTTTATTCTAAAAATGGTTTCCAGGTAATTGGCAATAACAATGAGTTATTCAACAAATTGAATTTTGCTAATGCTTCACAAATCGTTGAGCAGATTATGGAAGGTTTTGCTGAAGGTAAAGTTGATCATGTAGAAATGATTTACAACCAATTTAAAAATGCGGCTGTTCAAATTATTACCCTTGAGCAATTATTGCCATTGCCTAAAGCACCTCAGGACGGAAGCACAAGCAAAGTGGATTATTTGTTTGAGCCTTCAAAAGAAGAAATTGTAGAAGAATTGATTCCTAAATCGATTAAATTACAATTCTATAAAGCATTGTTAGACTCACATGCTGCAGAGCACGGAGCGCGTATGACTGCCATGGATAAAGCGACCGAAAATGCTGGTGAATTGTTGAAATCATTAACATTGCAATATAACCAAGCTCGTCAGGCTGCTATTACAAACGAAATCCTTGAGATCGTTTCTGGAGCAAATGCCTTAGCGGAAGGTTAA